One Chryseobacterium indoltheticum DNA segment encodes these proteins:
- a CDS encoding peptide-methionine (S)-S-oxide reductase, with the protein MEKPDEKIAFGGSCHWCTEAIFQSLIGVKVVEQGFVATNTGLEDFSEAVIVHFSPEEISLKVLIEIHLRTHSSTVMHSRRNLYRSAVYTFSANQESEAKAILKNLQSGFSKQIITQVFPFGAFKRSRQEILDYYYSNPQKPFCKNNIDPKLKLLLKEFADVTDKEKLQHLNENY; encoded by the coding sequence ATGGAAAAACCAGACGAAAAAATAGCATTTGGAGGAAGCTGCCACTGGTGTACAGAAGCCATTTTTCAATCGTTGATTGGGGTAAAAGTGGTAGAACAAGGTTTTGTAGCGACCAATACCGGTTTGGAAGATTTTTCCGAAGCGGTAATTGTGCATTTCAGCCCGGAGGAAATTTCACTTAAAGTTCTCATTGAAATACATTTAAGAACGCATAGCAGCACCGTGATGCACAGCAGGAGAAACCTTTACCGATCAGCTGTTTATACCTTTTCTGCGAATCAGGAATCGGAGGCTAAGGCAATACTGAAAAATCTGCAAAGCGGGTTTTCAAAACAAATCATTACCCAAGTGTTTCCGTTCGGAGCCTTTAAACGCTCTCGTCAGGAGATACTTGATTATTACTATTCAAATCCCCAAAAGCCCTTTTGCAAAAATAATATTGACCCGAAATTGAAGTTGCTGCTAAAAGAATTTGCTGATGTGACAGATAAAGAGAAACTGCAACATTTGAACGAAAATTATTAA